In the Desulfatirhabdium butyrativorans DSM 18734 genome, one interval contains:
- a CDS encoding cobalamin B12-binding domain-containing protein, whose protein sequence is MTSWEDPTTRILSVRKAYLDALLAGNRKMALQVVRNAKEEGIPILDLYVDVFQEAMYEVGRLWEANVITVADEHMATAITQYVLSVLYPEMDFQSESKGRAVITGVQGELHQVGANMVADVLESDGWNVRFLGTNVPQDGVLEAIVDHKAGLLGVSVTMFFHLPHVIELIRRLKTEVSDIRPRVILGGAAFRMLSSLPPELDGCAVAKDLREALQTTRSIACAAG, encoded by the coding sequence ATGACCTCTTGGGAAGATCCAACCACCCGCATTCTTTCGGTCCGAAAAGCCTATCTGGATGCGCTTCTTGCCGGCAACCGGAAGATGGCGCTTCAGGTGGTTCGGAATGCCAAAGAGGAAGGGATCCCTATCCTCGATCTCTATGTCGATGTGTTTCAGGAAGCCATGTACGAGGTCGGCAGGCTCTGGGAAGCCAATGTCATCACGGTCGCAGACGAACATATGGCAACTGCGATCACCCAATATGTGCTTTCCGTGCTGTATCCGGAAATGGACTTTCAGAGCGAATCAAAAGGCAGGGCCGTCATTACGGGGGTTCAGGGAGAGCTGCATCAGGTCGGAGCCAACATGGTGGCGGATGTGCTGGAATCGGATGGATGGAATGTGCGGTTTTTAGGGACAAATGTGCCTCAGGACGGCGTTTTGGAAGCCATCGTTGATCATAAGGCCGGGCTTTTGGGGGTTTCAGTGACCATGTTTTTCCATCTTCCCCATGTCATCGAGTTGATCCGACGGTTGAAAACAGAAGTGTCGGACATTCGGCCCCGGGTGATTCTGGGAGGTGCCGCTTTTCGGATGCTCTCCAGCCTGCCTCCGGAACTGGATGGATGTGCGGTTGCCAAAGATCTGCGGGAAGCGCTTCAAACAACGCGATCCATCGCATGTGCGGCCGGTTGA
- a CDS encoding sensor domain-containing diguanylate cyclase, with product MTSDAENDEAKTFLESLNRYWAESRSVHVCRLDREGRILEINACLADLLKRGAEAVKGHPFSDFLTDPDAHMLNKRLASHVPMEPGGFFLNVVDVDLAPQTLQCWLLRLPEDRHMILGELPEHRCHILQQELLELNNQLATLSREAARKKKELAKAMEERDAAYRKMSEMAFQDPLTLLANRRKLEETFHLEVERASRLGQPLTVVMMDIDHFKSINDTYGHAMGDEVLQELARALSRQARPYDLVSRYGGEEFLILMPGIGLEQGKSAAERLRACVSAIRIEGIPHPITASFGVATLKPGQSPNTLFDRADQALYRAKAGGRNRVVVEQTEENEGALAE from the coding sequence ATGACGTCCGATGCTGAAAACGACGAGGCGAAGACCTTCCTGGAAAGCTTGAACCGGTATTGGGCGGAATCCCGATCTGTTCATGTGTGCCGGCTGGATCGAGAAGGACGGATCCTGGAAATCAATGCCTGTCTTGCCGATTTGCTCAAGCGGGGGGCCGAAGCCGTGAAAGGGCATCCCTTTTCCGACTTTTTGACCGATCCGGACGCCCACATGCTCAACAAACGGCTCGCTTCGCACGTTCCCATGGAACCCGGCGGTTTTTTCCTCAATGTCGTGGATGTCGATCTGGCGCCGCAAACCCTGCAATGCTGGCTCCTCCGTCTACCGGAGGATCGACACATGATCCTCGGCGAGTTGCCCGAGCATCGGTGTCACATCCTGCAACAAGAATTGCTCGAACTCAACAACCAACTGGCGACCCTTTCCCGTGAAGCTGCACGGAAGAAAAAAGAGCTTGCCAAGGCGATGGAAGAACGGGATGCGGCCTATCGGAAAATGTCGGAGATGGCTTTTCAAGATCCCTTGACGCTTCTGGCCAACCGCAGGAAACTGGAGGAGACCTTTCATCTCGAGGTCGAGCGGGCAAGTCGTCTCGGGCAGCCGCTGACGGTCGTGATGATGGATATCGATCATTTCAAATCGATCAACGACACCTATGGGCATGCCATGGGAGACGAAGTCCTCCAGGAACTCGCCCGGGCCCTTTCCCGACAGGCCAGGCCTTACGATCTGGTTTCCCGATACGGAGGGGAAGAATTCTTGATCTTGATGCCCGGAATCGGACTCGAACAGGGAAAATCTGCCGCCGAACGCCTTCGGGCCTGCGTCTCTGCAATCCGCATCGAGGGTATCCCGCACCCGATAACGGCCAGCTTCGGTGTCGCCACCCTGAAACCCGGCCAATCTCCGAATACCCTCTTCGATCGGGCGGACCAGGCCCTGTACCGGGCCAAGGCCGGAGGCAGGAATCGGGTGGTCGTCGAACAAACCGAGGAAAACGAAGGGGCGCTGGCCGAATAG